The Chitinophagales bacterium genomic sequence ACCTGGGGAATACAGCGAAAAGAATATGGATCTTGTACATGCGTTTTAGGTTGTGATATGATATTACTTCCCTTTAGCAAATTTCTAATATCTTCCGAGGTACTAATATGTCCAGAATGTGGTCTCACTTTGCCAATCAATGCATCAAAAGGCTCTATTCTACCATCGAAACCATCAATAGACATGGCTGCTATTTGATTTGCCTTCCGAGAAATTTCTTTTGATTTTATTGCTATATATACTGAATATCCTTGAATAAATTGCGTACCATTTAGCAGAGCTAAACCCTCTTTAGCCTTTAAATGCAATGATTCCCAACCAAGTCTATTTATAACTTCAATCGATTTAGTTAGTTCTCCCTTATAATATACTTCACCTAAACCCAATAATGGTAACGATAAATGTGCCAGCGGAGCTAAGTCTCCACTAGCACCTAAAGAACCTTGGGTATATATTACAGGTATGACATCATTATTGTACATATCAATCAACCGCTGCACCACCTCTAGCGTCACCCCCGAATTTCCATAAGAAAGTGATTGAATTTTCAAAAACAAAATCAACTTTGCTATATCTAAAGGTACTTTATCGCCCATTCCACAAGCATGAGAGACTATAAGATTGTACTGCAGTTTTTCTAGGTTCTTTTCATCTATGGAAATATTATACAAGGATCCAAAACCAGTATTAATACCATAAATGGGGTGGGTTGAATTTTTAAGTTTCTCATCTAAATAATGACGCCCTTTTAAAATCAAGTCCTTGGATTCTTTGGACAAACGCAGTTCAACCCTATCTCTTAGTATTTTAGATAAATACTCTATTGTCAGCTTTTTAGCTGAAATTTCATGGATCATTCTGTACAATATTATCGTCAAATATAAAAACATTCAATTTTGAGTGGTTGTAAACTTTCTGTATCTGAATAAATGAGTATAGTTAAATTTGCTCCTCTTAAAGAACTTCAATTCTTTTTTGAAGCCCTAAATAAAAAAACATGAGTGTATTATCTAAAAGAGTTCTCGAGATGAAAGAGTCCGCTACCTTGGCCATGGCTCGCAAATCAAGAGAACTAAAAGAGGGGGGGGTAGATATCATTAATTTAAGCTTAGGTGAACCAGACTTTGATACTCCTGATAATATCAAAGAGGCCTGTAAAAAGGCGCTAGACAGCGGAGATACTAAATATACCCCTGTTTCTGGTAGCAAGTTATTGAGAGAGGCTATATGCCGCAAACTAAAACGAGAAAATAATTTAGATTATAGTTTTGATCAAATTGTGGTTAGTAACGGCGCTAAACAGGCTATCGCTAATGCTTGTATGGCTTTACTTGATGAGGGAGATGAAATGTTAGTGCCCTCACCATATTGGTTGAGCTATGCTGCTATTGGAGAATTAGCTCAGGCAAAAGTCATAGAAGTATATGCTGGTGCAGATGAAAATTTTAAACCTTCTGCTGACAAATTAGAATCGTTTATTACACCGAAAACCAAGATTATTCTGTTTTCATCCCCCTGCAATCCTACAGGAGCTGTATTCAATCATCAAGACCTTTCTGAACTCGTTAAAGTGCTCCAGAGACACCCACGCGTTCATGTCATTTCTGACGAAATTTATGAGCATATCAATTATTCTGGTGAATATACAAGTATTGCGCAGTTTGAGGAGGTAAAAGAGAGGGTTATATTAGTCAATGGATTATCCAAAGCTTATGCCATGACTGGTTGGAGACTTGGCTATCTGGCTAGTACAAAAGAAATAGCGCTAGCATGTGATAAAATACAAGGTCAAATAACCTCAGGGGCTTGTAGTTT encodes the following:
- a CDS encoding pyridoxal phosphate-dependent aminotransferase; translated protein: MARKSRELKEGGVDIINLSLGEPDFDTPDNIKEACKKALDSGDTKYTPVSGSKLLREAICRKLKRENNLDYSFDQIVVSNGAKQAIANACMALLDEGDEMLVPSPYWLSYAAIGELAQAKVIEVYAGADENFKPSADKLESFITPKTKIILFSSPCNPTGAVFNHQDLSELVKVLQRHPRVHVISDEIYEHINYSGEYTSIAQFEEVKERVILVNGLSKAYAMTGWRLGYLASTKEIALACDKIQGQITSGACSFNQTAAIEALDGSQEKVQMMVEKFKSRRELVLSRLKEIPGIKCPQPDGAFYIFPDIRSYFGKSNGDYKIADSEDMALYLLEKAHVATVGGKSFGDANCIRISFAASEEALNTAFDRIKLALANLH
- the hutH gene encoding histidine ammonia-lyase — its product is MYRMIHEISAKKLTIEYLSKILRDRVELRLSKESKDLILKGRHYLDEKLKNSTHPIYGINTGFGSLYNISIDEKNLEKLQYNLIVSHACGMGDKVPLDIAKLILFLKIQSLSYGNSGVTLEVVQRLIDMYNNDVIPVIYTQGSLGASGDLAPLAHLSLPLLGLGEVYYKGELTKSIEVINRLGWESLHLKAKEGLALLNGTQFIQGYSVYIAIKSKEISRKANQIAAMSIDGFDGRIEPFDALIGKVRPHSGHISTSEDIRNLLKGSNIISQPKTHVQDPYSFRCIPQVHGASLDALNYFISVIETEINSVTDNPNVFVDEDKIISAGNFHAQPLALPLDFLSIALAEWGNISERRTYLLLSGQRGLPLYLVANPGLNSGFMIAQYTAASIVSQNKQYATPASIDSIVSSNGQEDHVSMGANAATKCLKIVENVERILAIEAMTACQALDFRKPLLTSPRNQEIYNLIRKEVEFINQDIVMFEQLNKCVNLLFY